In the Hordeum vulgare subsp. vulgare chromosome 7H, MorexV3_pseudomolecules_assembly, whole genome shotgun sequence genome, one interval contains:
- the LOC123407968 gene encoding 40S ribosomal protein S20: protein MATELAYAPPMKSGKLGFEGTQEVQHRIRITLSSKSVKNLEKVCSDLVKGAKEKQLKVKGPVRMPTKVLNITTRKSPCGEGTNTWDRFEMRVHKRVIDLVSSPDVVKQITSITIEPGVEVEVTISDQ, encoded by the exons ATGGCGACGGAGCTGGCCTACGCCCCGCCCATGAAGTCGGGCAAGCTCGGGTTCGAGGGCACCCAGGAGGTGCAGCACCGGATCCGCATCACCCTCTCCTCCAAGTCCGTCAAGAACCTCGAGAAGG TGTGCTCCGATCTGGTGAAGGGCGCCAAGGAGAAGCAGCTCAAGGTCAAGGGCCCCGTCAGGATGCCCACCAAGGTGCTCAACATCACCACCAGGAAGTCCCCCTGTGGAGAAG GTACCAACACCTGGGATCGGTTTGAGATGCGGGTGCACAAGAGGGTGATTGACCTTGTCAGCTCCCCGGATGTTGTCAAGCAGATCACCTCGATCACCATCGAGCCCGGCGTTGAGGTCGAAGTGACCATCAGCGACCAGTAA